The Actinosynnema mirum DSM 43827 genomic interval ATGCCGGACGCCTGGAGGTAGGCCAGGCTGATGGCCGCGGCGGCCAGCGCGGCCAGCAGCGCCCCGCCGAACGCCCGCAGCAGCGACCGGGCCCTGCCGGGCGCGGGGACGGGCTCGGGCGCGGGCAGCGGCGCGCTCCGGGCGCTCGTGGGACGCCGCCTGGCCAACCGGTCGGCGCTCTCGAACCGCCGCAGCACGCGTGGACCGGGCACCGCGCCCGGCCCCAGTGGAACGTCCTCGGCGCGGGTGTCCTCCACCAGCGCGAAACCCCTAGAAGTGCCCAGGACCACCGCCACGCCGTCTCCTCCACCGCAGGTCATCGGATCATGATCGAACAACCGTTCGATCGAACGCCCGTGCGAATGTGTACCACCGGGAGCCTCGGAATAGCTACGACACGCCGGGATTTACTCGAACAGGTGTTTGATCTGGACAGGGGTTGCGACTACCTTCGACACTTGAAGATCGACCGACAGCCGGCCTGCCAAAACTGGTCCGGTCAGGAGGAATCACCGTGGCCCGGAAGACCGACGACGCCCCGCTCGCCGCCTCGGCGGCGAAGGCCGCTCCGACGGCGCCAGCCGACGTCGCTGGCAACGCGGGCCTGACCCTGCGCCAGCGCAAGGTGCTCGACGTGATCCGGGACTG includes:
- a CDS encoding LysM peptidoglycan-binding domain-containing protein, with protein sequence MAVVLGTSRGFALVEDTRAEDVPLGPGAVPGPRVLRRFESADRLARRRPTSARSAPLPAPEPVPAPGRARSLLRAFGGALLAALAAAAISLAYLQASGISGVPDRTTTAHVQVGETLRDVAERSAPGSDPEAVAERIAELNGLGGPDAVVRPGQALTVPDGIPAP